In Callospermophilus lateralis isolate mCalLat2 chromosome 4, mCalLat2.hap1, whole genome shotgun sequence, one genomic interval encodes:
- the Rrp7a gene encoding ribosomal RNA-processing protein 7 homolog A, whose product MVARRRKRAARDPEAGVPSPPGYYAIPIKFSAKQRASHYLYVREHRVREGTQSTWPQKRTLFVINVPPYCNEECLTRLLSPCGTVQSVELQEKPDLAESAREPKSKFFHPTPIPGFQVAYVVFQKPSGVSAALTLKGPLLVSTESHPVKSGIHKWISDYADSVTDPEALRVEVDTFMEAYDQKIAAEEEKAKEEEGVPDEEGWVKVTRRGRRPVLPRTEAASLRVLEKEKRKRARKELLNFYAWQHRETKMEHLAQLRKKFEEDKQRIELMRAQRKFRPY is encoded by the exons CCATTCCGATCAAGTTCTCAGCAAAGCAGCGAGCTTCTCATTACCTTTATGTGAGAGAACACAGAGTTCGAGAAGGCACCCAATCTACATGGCCTCAGAAGCGCACCCTTTTTGTCATCAATGTGCCGCCATACTGCAACGAG GAATGCCTGACTCGTCTGCTGTCCCCTTGTGGCACTGTCCAGTCTGTGGAGTTGCAGGAGAAGCCGGACCTTGCTGAGAGCGCACGGGAACCCAAGTCGAAGTTTTTTCACCCTACGCCCATTCCG GGATTCCAGGTAGCCTACGTGGTGTTCCAGAAGCCAAGTGGAGTGTCGGCCGCCTTGACCCTGAAGGGCCCTTTGCTGGTCTCTACGGAGAGTCACCCTGTGAAGAGTGGCATTCATA AGTGGATCAGTGACTATGCAGATTCAGTGACTGACCCTGAGGCCCTGAGAGTTGAGGTGGACACATTCATGGAGGCCTACGATCAGAAGATTGCTGCG GAGGAGGAAAAGgccaaggaggaggagggagtCCCTGATGAGGAGGGCTGGGTGAAGGTGACCCGCCGAGGTCGGCGGCCTGTGCTTCCACGAACTGAGGCAGCAAGCCTGCGGGTGCTGGAGAAGGAGAAACGGAAGCGTGCGCGCAAGGAGCTGCTCAACTTCTATGCCTGGCAGCATCGGGAGACCAAGATGGAGC ACCTTGCACAGCTGCGCAAGAAGTTCGAGGAGGACAAGCAGAGGATTGAGCTGATGCGGGCCCAGCGCAAATTCCGACCCTACTGA